The sequence below is a genomic window from Ottowia sp. SB7-C50.
CCGCGCTGCGCACCTCAACGCCCCGCTGGCCGGGGCGTTGTGCTTTCCGGGTGCCGGGTGCTGCTGGGAATGTGGGCGGCAGAAGGCGTCGAAGCGAAACGTGCGAAAAACGAGGATAGCTTCGGTGTACCGACGAACCCATAGCCGGGCTATGGGCGCAGGCGGTAACACCGCGATAGACCGTTTTCTCGCGCGTTGCAGCCGACGCACCTCTGCCGGCCACACTCCTAGGGCGTGCCGGCGGCGCGCCCCAGCACCATCACCCAATGCTCGCCCCAGGGCGAGCGTGCATCGGACGCACAGGCCACGCCCACGTCGGTGTATTCCGGCGCCGCCATGTTGACGCAATGCGGCGGGCTGTCCTGCCACAGCGCCAGCACCGCGCCCGCCGACGACACGCCGGCCGCGGCGTTTTCGCCCACGCCCCAGGCAGAAAAGCCGGCCTCGGCCACGCGTTGCGCCACGCTGCTGCCGTCGCTGCCCACGTGCGTCACCGCACCCATGGCGGCCGAATCGGCCGCGTGGCGCGCCGCCGCCGCGGCCAGCCGGTCGTCCCAGCGCAACGCCGCCACCGGCGCCTGCGCCACCCCGGCGCACGACGCGCCCTGCGCGCGCCATGAGTTGAGCAGCGCCGCCACGGCACGGCCTGCCTGCGCATCGCCGCAGGCGGTCTTTCCCGTCGAAACCAGGGGCGGTTGCACGACCCCCGTGGTGGGGGTCGCCGCCGCCGACGTGCTGGTCGAGGTTGCATCGGATGCCGCTGCCGGCGCGCTGGTCGCCTGGTCGCTGGCCGATACCGCGGTCGGTGCCGCGGGGCTGGCCGTACTGGAGGTGACGTCGCCGCCGCCCCCGCAGGCGGCCAAAAACCCCACCAGGCACAGGCCTGCGCCTGCCCAACCCCTCCGTCGTACGCCGGATCGCTTCATCTCGTTCGTCACTCGCACCCCAGTCCCAAAAACCGAAAGCCGCGACCATAGCGCCCGCCGGCGCCTTGGCCCGCGCCCATCGGGCTTTGGCGTGGCAAGAAGCTGTAAATGTCGTGACCGCCGCAGCGCCCCACCCGCAGTGACCTGACGCCCATTGCTTTCAATTTCATAGCAACAGAGTCTTCGTGCAAAAGGGCCGGCGCCCCGTTCACAAGACACTTGCGCATTGCGTTAAACTGGTTAAAAATACAGTTACTGGATATCAACACAGGCCTGCCCTGCACCGCCATGACCGATACGCCCAAACTCACCGCCCGCCAGCAGGAAATCCTGCAGCTGGTGCAGCACGCCATTGCCCGCACCGGCGCACCGCCCACGCGTGCCGAAATCGCGGCCGAGCTGGGCTTCAAGTCCGCCAACGCCGCCGAAGAGCACCTGCAGGCCCTGGCCCGCAAAGGCGTGATCGAGCTGGTCAGCGGCACCTCGCGCGGCATCCGCCTCAAGGGCGCGGGCCGCACCGGCGTGCGCACCGACGCCTTCAGCCTGCCGCTGCCCGGCATGGCGCAACTGGCGCTGCCCCTCATCGGCCGCGTGGCGGCCGGCTCGCCCATCCTGGCGCAAGAACACGTCGACCAGACCTATCACATCGAGCCCGGCCTGTTCCCGCAGCGGCCCGACTACCTGCTGCGCGTGCGCGGCATGTCCATGCGCGACGCCGGCATCATCGACGGCGACCTGCTGGCCGTGCAGTCCACGCGCGACGCGCGCAACGGCCAGATCGTCGTGGCGCGCCTGGGCGACGATGTCACCGTCAAGCGCTTTCACCGCCACAAGGACCAGATCGAACTGCACGCCGAAAACCCCGACTACCCCACCATCGTCGTGCGCCCGGGCGAACCGTTCGAGATCGAAGGGCTGGCGGTCGGCCTGATCCGCAACAGCATGCTGATGTAGCCCTGCTTTCCCGCGCCGCCGCAGGTGGCGGGCGTGCAGACGATGGGCCGCCCCGGCGCCGTCGTCCACACCCTGCGGCAGCGCCCCGCCTGGCTCGGTCGAGCCGGGCCGCATCAATCTCGCCTGTGTCCAACCTGTTTCTGTCCTGAAAGGTTTTACATGGGAAACAAAGTCATTCACCTGGCCGACTGGGCCGTGCCCAGCTATCGCCGGCAGCGCAGCGCCGCACCGCGCACCGTCACCTCGCCAGCGGGCGGCTGGAGCGACATGGCCCGCCAGCGGGTGGCGCAGCGCCACGCGGGCGCGCA
It includes:
- a CDS encoding CAP domain-containing protein; translation: MQPPLVSTGKTACGDAQAGRAVAALLNSWRAQGASCAGVAQAPVAALRWDDRLAAAAARHAADSAAMGAVTHVGSDGSSVAQRVAEAGFSAWGVGENAAAGVSSAGAVLALWQDSPPHCVNMAAPEYTDVGVACASDARSPWGEHWVMVLGRAAGTP
- the lexA gene encoding transcriptional repressor LexA produces the protein MTDTPKLTARQQEILQLVQHAIARTGAPPTRAEIAAELGFKSANAAEEHLQALARKGVIELVSGTSRGIRLKGAGRTGVRTDAFSLPLPGMAQLALPLIGRVAAGSPILAQEHVDQTYHIEPGLFPQRPDYLLRVRGMSMRDAGIIDGDLLAVQSTRDARNGQIVVARLGDDVTVKRFHRHKDQIELHAENPDYPTIVVRPGEPFEIEGLAVGLIRNSMLM